A section of the Chryseobacterium scophthalmum genome encodes:
- the ctlX gene encoding citrulline utilization hydrolase CtlX, producing the protein MQTTDTVLMIEPIAFGYNAETAENNYFQVEQKGADIQSKALAEFKIFVEKLRSKGVNVITVKDTIDPHTPDSIFPNNWVSFHKDGKVVLYPMFASNRRVERREDIIETIKDQGFEVSEIDDWSLPEIQGHFLEGTGSMIFDHDNRIAYGSVSLRLDEGLFREFCTKYRFTPVVFHSFQTVGEERLPIYHTNVMMCVADKFVVICLDCIDSELERSKVIETIKNSGKEIIEISEEQMQQFAGNMLQVQNKDGEKFLVMSQTAYQSLNAEQISNIEKYCEIIYSDLNTIEVNGGGSARCMLAEIFLPKK; encoded by the coding sequence ATGCAGACAACAGATACAGTATTAATGATAGAGCCTATTGCATTTGGATATAATGCAGAAACGGCAGAGAATAATTATTTTCAGGTAGAGCAGAAAGGTGCAGATATTCAGTCAAAAGCTTTGGCTGAATTTAAAATTTTTGTTGAAAAACTGAGAAGCAAAGGTGTTAATGTAATTACCGTTAAAGACACCATCGATCCACATACTCCGGATTCTATTTTTCCAAACAATTGGGTAAGTTTCCACAAGGATGGAAAAGTGGTTTTATATCCGATGTTCGCTTCAAACAGAAGAGTAGAGCGAAGAGAAGATATTATCGAGACGATCAAAGATCAAGGTTTTGAGGTATCTGAAATTGATGATTGGTCATTGCCTGAAATTCAGGGACATTTTTTGGAAGGAACAGGAAGTATGATTTTCGATCATGATAACAGAATTGCTTACGGATCGGTTTCTTTGAGACTTGATGAAGGTTTATTCAGAGAGTTTTGTACTAAATACAGATTTACACCTGTTGTTTTCCATTCATTTCAAACGGTTGGTGAAGAGAGACTTCCAATTTATCATACGAATGTGATGATGTGTGTTGCCGATAAATTCGTAGTAATTTGTCTAGACTGTATTGATTCTGAATTGGAGAGAAGCAAAGTTATTGAAACCATTAAAAATTCAGGAAAAGAGATCATTGAAATTTCTGAAGAACAAATGCAGCAATTTGCCGGAAACATGCTTCAGGTACAAAATAAAGATGGCGAAAAGTTCTTAGTAATGAGCCAAACTGCTTATCAGTCTTTAAATGCTGAACAAATTTCTAATATTGAAAAATATTGTGAAATCATTTATTCAGATTTAAATACGATTGAAGTAAACGGTGGGGGAAGCGCGCGTTGTATGTTAGCTGAGATTTTTTTACCTAAAAAATAA